A single window of Actinoallomurus bryophytorum DNA harbors:
- a CDS encoding terpene synthase family protein, producing the protein MLDAPKPGGGLIWDETDLARMDYGLMCAYTHPDCDGPTLDLITDWYVWVFFFDDQFLEQFKYSRDIRAAKAYVDRLELFMTTDETPPEPENAAEAGLKDLWERTVPAMSDEWRRRFTISTHNLMVESMWELDNIDRGRIANPIEYVQMRRRVGGAPWSANLVEYAAGAEVLGRLAGTRPMRVLSDTFSDGVHLRNDLFSYQREVQEEGENSNAVLVFERFFDCPTQDAAELVNDLLTSRLQQFETTALAEVPGLLAERAASAAEQAAVAAYVKGLQDWQSGGHQWHARSSRYMNGGLASGPTGLGTAAATLAMGVRHRSRQHSHRPFEPVGPLPLPELHMPFPIRTSPHLDQARENSVGWARRMGFFDSVPGVEAGGIWDERRFVGLDLAHCASMIHADASPEQLDLSTDWLSWGTYGDDYYPVVFGATRNLPAAKACGDRLPAFMPVDDDGLVPEPANPLERGLADLWRRTAGSMAPDARRQFRAAVEDMITSWLWELTNQALGRVPDPIDYVEMRRKTFGADMTSSLSRLARPGDVPPEIYRTRVMHELDTAAQDYACFTNDLFSYQKEIEFEGENHNLVLVIENFLGVDRLTARDITAELMTARMQEFEYIVANDLPAMFAELDLDEDVRETLTRHADGLKDWMAGVLEWHRRCVRYTEPELLRLRDEATGFSFLPTGLGTSAVRVPARHEHLP; encoded by the coding sequence ATGCTCGACGCACCCAAGCCAGGTGGTGGTCTCATCTGGGACGAAACCGACCTGGCGCGCATGGACTACGGGCTGATGTGCGCCTACACGCACCCCGACTGCGACGGCCCGACGCTGGACCTGATCACCGACTGGTACGTCTGGGTGTTCTTCTTCGACGACCAGTTCCTCGAACAGTTCAAATACTCCCGCGACATAAGGGCCGCAAAGGCATATGTCGACCGCCTTGAGCTCTTTATGACCACAGACGAGACCCCGCCCGAGCCGGAGAACGCCGCCGAGGCCGGGCTCAAGGACCTGTGGGAACGCACGGTCCCGGCCATGTCCGACGAATGGCGCCGGCGGTTCACGATCAGCACCCACAACCTGATGGTCGAGTCGATGTGGGAGCTGGACAACATCGACCGGGGCCGGATCGCCAACCCGATCGAGTACGTCCAGATGCGGCGGCGGGTGGGCGGTGCCCCGTGGTCGGCCAACCTCGTGGAGTACGCGGCCGGTGCCGAGGTCCTCGGCCGGCTCGCCGGTACGCGGCCGATGCGGGTGCTGTCCGACACCTTCTCCGACGGCGTCCATCTGCGCAACGACCTGTTCTCCTACCAGCGCGAGGTCCAGGAGGAGGGCGAGAACTCCAACGCCGTGCTCGTCTTCGAGCGGTTCTTCGACTGTCCGACGCAGGACGCCGCCGAGCTGGTCAACGACCTGCTGACCTCCCGGCTGCAGCAGTTCGAGACCACCGCGCTGGCGGAGGTCCCCGGCCTGCTGGCCGAACGCGCCGCGTCAGCGGCGGAGCAGGCCGCGGTGGCGGCCTACGTCAAGGGACTGCAGGACTGGCAGTCCGGCGGACATCAGTGGCACGCGCGGTCCAGCCGGTACATGAACGGCGGCCTGGCGTCGGGGCCGACCGGCCTGGGCACTGCCGCCGCCACCCTCGCCATGGGCGTACGGCACCGGTCCCGTCAGCATTCTCATCGCCCGTTCGAGCCGGTCGGGCCGCTGCCGCTGCCCGAGCTGCACATGCCCTTCCCGATCCGTACGAGCCCGCACCTCGATCAGGCACGGGAGAACTCGGTCGGCTGGGCGCGGCGCATGGGCTTCTTCGACTCCGTGCCCGGCGTCGAGGCCGGCGGCATCTGGGACGAAAGGCGTTTCGTCGGCCTCGACCTCGCGCACTGCGCGTCGATGATCCATGCCGACGCGAGTCCCGAGCAGCTCGACCTGTCGACCGACTGGCTGTCCTGGGGGACGTACGGCGACGACTACTACCCGGTGGTGTTCGGGGCGACGCGTAACCTCCCGGCCGCCAAGGCCTGCGGCGACCGGCTTCCGGCGTTCATGCCCGTGGACGACGACGGGCTCGTCCCGGAGCCGGCGAACCCGCTCGAGCGCGGCCTGGCCGACCTGTGGCGGCGTACGGCCGGGTCGATGGCGCCGGACGCGCGGCGGCAGTTCCGCGCGGCGGTGGAGGACATGATCACCAGCTGGCTGTGGGAGCTGACGAACCAGGCGCTGGGCCGCGTCCCGGACCCGATCGACTACGTCGAGATGCGCCGTAAGACCTTCGGCGCGGACATGACGAGCAGCCTGTCCCGGCTCGCGCGCCCTGGCGACGTCCCGCCGGAGATCTACCGGACGCGGGTCATGCACGAACTCGACACCGCGGCGCAGGACTACGCCTGCTTCACCAACGACCTGTTCTCGTACCAAAAGGAGATCGAGTTCGAGGGCGAGAACCACAACCTCGTCCTGGTCATCGAGAACTTCCTGGGCGTCGACCGCCTGACCGCACGCGACATCACGGCCGAGCTGATGACGGCACGGATGCAGGAGTTCGAATACATCGTCGCGAACGACCTGCCGGCGATGTTCGCCGAGCTCGACCTGGACGAGGACGTCCGCGAGACCCTCACCCGCCACGCCGACGGCCTCAAGGACTGGATGGCCGGCGTCCTCGAATGGCACCGCAGGTGCGTCCGCTACACCGAGCCCGAGCTGCTGCGCCTCAGGGATGAGGCGACGGGATTCTCGTTCCTGCCGACCGGCCTGGGCACCTCGGCCGTACGGGTCCCGGCCCGCCACGAGCACCTGCCCTGA
- a CDS encoding D-2-hydroxyacid dehydrogenase family protein, giving the protein MSGVRVAVLDDYQKVAASMADWAGRLPGADVRFFPDHIADQDALVTVLEPFDVVVAMRERTPFPREVLARLPRLRLLVTTGMRNVSVDVAAARERDVVVAGTRGSAGTTAELTWALILGLVRSVAADDARIRAGRWQEAVGLDLDGRTLGVVGLGRLGSRVAGVGRAFGMNVIAWSPNLTPERAAEHGVSLATRAEVFGSADIVTLHLVLSDRSRGLVGEADLRSMKPSAFLVNTSRAGLVDQDALRKALEEGWIAGAGLDVFDVEPLPADHWLRGSPRTLLSPHMGYVTEQTYRIFYADAVEDIAAFLDGSPIRTLDAT; this is encoded by the coding sequence ATGAGCGGTGTCCGCGTCGCGGTCCTGGACGACTATCAGAAGGTCGCCGCCTCGATGGCGGACTGGGCGGGCCGCCTGCCCGGCGCCGACGTGCGCTTCTTCCCCGACCACATCGCGGATCAGGACGCGCTCGTGACCGTGCTCGAGCCCTTCGACGTGGTCGTCGCGATGCGCGAACGTACGCCGTTCCCCCGGGAGGTCCTCGCGCGGCTGCCGAGGTTGCGGCTGCTGGTCACGACGGGCATGCGCAACGTGTCGGTCGACGTGGCCGCGGCGCGGGAACGCGATGTCGTGGTCGCGGGCACCCGGGGAAGCGCCGGGACCACGGCCGAGCTCACCTGGGCCCTCATCCTCGGCCTGGTGCGAAGCGTCGCGGCAGATGACGCCCGGATCCGTGCGGGCCGGTGGCAGGAGGCCGTCGGCCTCGATCTGGACGGCCGCACCCTGGGCGTCGTGGGGCTCGGCAGGCTGGGCTCGCGCGTGGCCGGGGTGGGCCGGGCGTTCGGCATGAACGTCATCGCGTGGAGCCCGAACCTGACGCCGGAGCGCGCCGCCGAGCACGGCGTGAGCCTGGCGACCAGGGCCGAGGTGTTCGGCTCGGCGGACATCGTGACGCTGCACCTGGTGCTCAGCGACCGAAGCCGGGGCCTGGTGGGCGAGGCCGACCTGCGCTCGATGAAGCCGAGCGCGTTCCTGGTCAACACGTCGCGCGCCGGGCTGGTCGACCAGGACGCCCTGCGGAAGGCACTGGAGGAGGGCTGGATCGCGGGGGCCGGGCTGGACGTGTTCGACGTCGAGCCGCTTCCGGCGGACCACTGGCTGCGCGGCTCGCCGCGTACGCTCCTGTCTCCGCACATGGGGTACGTGACCGAGCAGACCTACCGGATCTTCTACGCGGACGCGGTCGAGGACATCGCCGCCTTCCTGGACGGCTCGCCCATCCGCACGCTGGACGCCACGTAG
- a CDS encoding M48 family metalloprotease codes for MLTGEGLDALGITAAPYRMPGRGRRLAWCWGSFAVSVAVVTAVVAAGRSTGALFVEPLAQLVLFAVLPVVRRVRLAGLLADDRYRTVTAPAVTTAILRAAGPSGVREVTVRVGQVGGFSRCFRAGGRAVLLVHERLPSVPEAARFLLAHEAAHLARYDGFRRPAAFMTTLVCLYGLGEVWPPALIPGSVAVVLALAVVNRSGELDCDRLALHWVGLAPAERAFALAQRVPRTPVRSLLTHPSPERRLAACRANAGR; via the coding sequence ATGCTCACCGGCGAAGGCCTGGACGCGCTCGGCATCACGGCCGCGCCGTACCGGATGCCCGGCCGTGGACGCCGGCTCGCCTGGTGCTGGGGTTCGTTCGCCGTGTCGGTCGCCGTCGTGACGGCCGTCGTGGCAGCCGGGCGGTCCACCGGCGCCCTGTTCGTCGAGCCGCTCGCCCAGCTCGTCCTGTTCGCGGTGCTGCCGGTCGTCCGCCGGGTGCGGCTGGCCGGTCTGCTGGCCGACGACAGGTACCGGACCGTCACGGCTCCGGCCGTCACCACGGCGATACTCCGGGCGGCCGGCCCGAGCGGAGTGCGTGAGGTGACGGTGCGCGTCGGCCAGGTCGGCGGTTTCAGCCGCTGCTTCCGTGCCGGGGGCCGCGCCGTCCTCCTGGTGCACGAACGTCTTCCCTCGGTGCCGGAGGCCGCGCGGTTCCTCCTCGCGCATGAGGCCGCTCACCTGGCCCGTTACGACGGCTTCCGGCGGCCGGCCGCCTTCATGACCACGCTCGTCTGCCTGTACGGCCTCGGCGAGGTCTGGCCGCCCGCGCTGATCCCGGGCTCGGTCGCGGTCGTCCTGGCCCTCGCCGTGGTCAACCGGTCGGGCGAGCTGGACTGCGACCGGCTGGCCCTGCACTGGGTCGGCCTCGCACCGGCCGAACGCGCCTTCGCGCTGGCCCAGCGAGTGCCCCGCACCCCGGTACGGTCCCTGCTCACCCACCCCTCGCCGGAACGCCGCCTCGCCGCCTGCCGCGCTAACGCGGGTAGGTGA
- a CDS encoding adenylyltransferase/cytidyltransferase family protein, whose translation MGSAAGRDVRTGGDVSHGLVVGKFYPPHAGHHHLIDTAAAACERLTVVVAVSPLESIPIVLRAAWLRERHSQPHVEIVAVVDDIPVDYDSDTTWAAHVAVFRAAAGGPVDVVFNSEEYGPELAGRLDAVHVPGDPARERFPVSGTAVCADPVARWEWLSPAVRAHLARRVVVVGAESSGTTTLARALASHYAMSARFAEELERRRLPHVVVTGPHAERLYEATEAIDALIAAGWTFTYPR comes from the coding sequence GTGGGCAGCGCCGCAGGCCGCGACGTCCGTACCGGCGGCGACGTGAGCCACGGCCTGGTCGTTGGCAAGTTCTACCCGCCGCACGCCGGCCATCATCACCTGATCGACACCGCCGCGGCGGCGTGCGAGCGGCTGACCGTCGTGGTCGCCGTCTCGCCTCTGGAGAGCATCCCGATCGTGCTGCGCGCCGCTTGGCTGCGCGAACGCCACTCGCAGCCGCACGTCGAGATCGTCGCGGTGGTCGACGACATCCCGGTCGACTACGACTCCGACACCACCTGGGCGGCGCACGTCGCGGTGTTCCGGGCGGCCGCGGGAGGCCCGGTCGACGTGGTGTTCAACTCCGAGGAGTACGGCCCGGAGCTCGCCGGCCGGCTGGACGCCGTTCATGTGCCGGGTGACCCGGCGCGCGAGCGCTTCCCCGTCAGCGGCACCGCCGTATGCGCGGACCCGGTGGCCCGCTGGGAGTGGCTGTCCCCGGCCGTACGCGCGCACCTGGCCCGGCGGGTGGTCGTGGTCGGCGCGGAGTCCTCGGGCACCACGACGCTCGCCCGCGCCCTCGCGAGCCACTACGCGATGTCGGCACGGTTCGCCGAGGAGCTGGAGCGACGCCGCCTGCCGCACGTCGTCGTCACCGGCCCGCACGCCGAACGCCTGTACGAGGCCACCGAGGCGATCGACGCCCTCATCGCGGCGGGCTGGACCTTCACCTACCCGCGTTAG
- a CDS encoding nicotinamide mononucleotide transporter has product MILFGLIFVDGGLYADAGLQAVYVVLQAWGWWQWLYGGRGRTELVIQRTSRTEWFGLAVAPTSTST; this is encoded by the coding sequence GTGATCCTGTTCGGTCTGATCTTCGTGGACGGCGGCCTGTACGCCGACGCGGGCCTGCAGGCGGTCTACGTCGTGCTCCAGGCGTGGGGCTGGTGGCAGTGGCTGTACGGCGGCCGGGGCCGTACCGAGCTGGTCATCCAGCGCACCTCCCGTACCGAGTGGTTCGGGCTGGCCGTGGCGCCTACAAGCACCTCTACCTGA
- a CDS encoding DUF397 domain-containing protein, whose protein sequence is MNTYDGWRKSSRSGSNGGQCVELSLTWRKSPHSGSNGGECVEVTVTK, encoded by the coding sequence ATGAACACCTACGACGGGTGGCGCAAGAGCAGCCGCTCCGGCAGCAACGGCGGCCAGTGCGTCGAGCTGAGCCTCACGTGGCGTAAGAGCCCTCACTCCGGCAGCAACGGCGGCGAATGCGTCGAGGTCACCGTCACCAAGTAG
- a CDS encoding helix-turn-helix domain-containing protein: MNKPISPSLRTLGAAIRRHREAAGMTQEYLAGLVNYSNGWLSNLENAILCPQKQTVIELEKVLGLPEKVLLDIFDLIKYEEPHPVLSFERFTDAENRATMIREYDALVVPGLLQTPDYARALIAAGRPSARPEVIESLLAGRIARQEILVRDDPPTLWLVIDETALLRPVGGSEVHRGQLDALLEAAQRPGITVQVIPLSTGAHAGLTCGFTILSFLDEPDVAYTEDHERGHFQERPELVHNWFAAYQALHLVTETAAASLEVIRRTREQA; this comes from the coding sequence ATGAACAAGCCCATCAGCCCCTCGCTCCGGACCCTCGGTGCGGCGATCCGGCGGCACCGGGAGGCTGCCGGGATGACTCAGGAGTACCTCGCCGGACTGGTCAACTACAGCAACGGATGGCTCAGCAATCTGGAGAACGCCATCCTCTGCCCGCAGAAGCAGACGGTGATCGAGCTGGAAAAGGTGCTCGGCCTCCCGGAGAAGGTCCTCCTCGACATCTTCGACCTGATCAAGTACGAGGAGCCACACCCCGTCCTCTCCTTCGAGCGCTTCACCGACGCGGAGAACCGGGCGACCATGATCCGTGAGTACGACGCGCTCGTCGTGCCCGGCCTGCTGCAGACCCCGGACTACGCGCGTGCCCTGATCGCGGCGGGCCGCCCGAGCGCGCGGCCGGAGGTCATCGAGAGCCTCCTCGCCGGCCGGATCGCGCGCCAGGAGATCCTCGTGCGCGACGACCCGCCAACCCTGTGGCTGGTCATCGACGAGACCGCGCTCTTACGCCCGGTCGGCGGGTCCGAGGTACACCGAGGGCAACTCGACGCCCTATTGGAGGCGGCCCAGCGTCCGGGCATCACCGTTCAGGTCATCCCGCTGTCGACCGGTGCACATGCGGGGCTGACATGCGGTTTCACCATTCTGAGCTTTCTTGATGAGCCGGACGTCGCCTACACCGAAGACCACGAGAGGGGGCACTTCCAGGAAAGGCCGGAACTCGTCCACAACTGGTTCGCCGCCTACCAGGCGCTGCATTTGGTGACCGAGACCGCTGCGGCATCCTTGGAAGTGATCCGGCGAACTCGGGAGCAGGCATGA
- a CDS encoding MFS transporter — protein MKALLWVRVLNEVGAFALAFLAVVAGPHLVTAALTVFGVAALASRWAGGVLLDRLRPPTLVVGGLTATGLALLALAAARTPWQILAAIAATGLAFELYEPATSEILARATEGDRRRDAYALLGASLTAAGAVSGLLAAVLLPFGVRWLLVADAATCLAAAVVAQAFLPPQEAPVRRKGRWRPPTLLIRLTGAATAYAVGYLAILMFMPFVLLQRGAPAWLPGLTLATAALLAPAARRPLSGHPRAMLLLTCALALAMGLARDVPLTVAAYLAWAMAGSALLGHWPALAADLAPPADRPRWFAFLGLSWGIAQPAVPGIVGLVAAVSGRASAAPLAAAMAFVVAVSAGAAR, from the coding sequence ATGAAGGCGCTGCTCTGGGTCCGGGTGCTCAACGAGGTCGGCGCGTTCGCGCTGGCGTTCCTGGCGGTGGTGGCCGGCCCGCACCTGGTCACGGCGGCGCTGACGGTGTTCGGGGTCGCGGCGCTGGCCTCGCGCTGGGCGGGCGGCGTGCTCCTGGACCGTCTGCGGCCACCAACGCTCGTCGTCGGGGGCCTGACCGCGACCGGCCTCGCGTTGCTCGCGCTCGCCGCCGCCCGTACTCCCTGGCAGATTCTCGCCGCGATCGCCGCGACGGGCCTGGCCTTCGAGCTGTACGAGCCGGCCACGAGCGAGATCCTCGCCCGTGCGACCGAGGGCGACCGACGACGCGACGCGTACGCCCTGCTCGGCGCGTCACTCACCGCCGCCGGCGCGGTCTCGGGTCTGCTGGCCGCCGTTCTGCTGCCGTTCGGGGTCCGCTGGCTGCTGGTCGCCGACGCCGCCACCTGCCTGGCCGCCGCGGTCGTCGCCCAGGCGTTCCTGCCGCCGCAGGAGGCTCCGGTGCGGAGGAAGGGCCGCTGGCGGCCTCCGACCCTTCTGATCCGCCTGACCGGCGCGGCCACGGCGTACGCCGTCGGTTACCTGGCCATCCTGATGTTCATGCCGTTCGTGCTGCTCCAGCGCGGCGCCCCCGCGTGGCTCCCCGGCCTCACGCTCGCCACCGCCGCGCTCCTGGCTCCCGCCGCCCGGCGGCCGCTGTCCGGCCACCCGCGGGCGATGCTCCTGCTCACCTGCGCCCTCGCCCTGGCGATGGGCCTCGCACGGGACGTCCCGTTGACCGTGGCCGCCTACCTGGCCTGGGCGATGGCGGGCAGCGCCCTCCTGGGCCACTGGCCGGCGCTGGCCGCGGATCTGGCGCCGCCAGCCGACCGGCCGCGCTGGTTCGCGTTCCTCGGCCTGTCCTGGGGAATCGCCCAACCGGCCGTACCCGGCATCGTCGGCCTGGTCGCCGCGGTGAGCGGGCGCGCCTCGGCCGCTCCGCTGGCCGCCGCCATGGCGTTCGTGGTCGCGGTCAGCGCGGGCGCAGCCCGGTGA
- a CDS encoding MMPL family transporter, with protein MKPNIAARLGGWSARHRKTAILGWLMFVVAAVLIGGMVGQKQLTDGEEGTGDSGRAERIVSDAGIKSPASEMVLVHSAAVNGFRAALPDVTQAVRSTGQATGIREPIVSRDGHDALIQFDMSGDPDTAADRVTPVVNAVSAVKPKHPEVRIEEFGDASGEHWFDQTMGKDFSRAEMTAVPLALGILLVAFAALLAAVVPVFIALTAFLAANGLLAVVSHGLHMDSAANSVMLLMGLAVGVDYCLFYLRREREERAAGHDKETALRIAAATSGRSVLVSGLTVMVAMAGMFLSGMLLFKGFAVATILVVMIAVIGSVTVLPALLSLLGDKVEFGRIPFLRRKRSTGRFWDRILRPVLRHPGISATIAAGALIVLAAPALGMHTEKLSIEQQLPRDVPLIQSYEHIAKAFPGGPDPARVVVKAADIKAPAVQSAITSFESSARTSGEFGQTHAAVYPGPDVAVISVPLTGSGSDATSQHALKTLRGTLVPDAFGKVAEAHVSGSLAFSNDWNDQLGSSIVPVFLFVLGITFLLMLFSFRSVPIALTAIALNLLSVGAAYGVMVAMFQHGWGASLVATHGVGAIEAWLPLFVFVVLFGLSMDYHVFVVSRIREAHDRGVPTTEAVASGIRSTAGAVTSAAAIMVAVFAIFGTLSMQDFKQMGVGLSVAILLDATIVRAVLLPSVMTLLGDRNWYLPRWLGWLPKVSHGEEAALPRPVSAPEPTYIPAER; from the coding sequence ATGAAACCCAACATCGCCGCCAGGCTCGGCGGCTGGAGTGCGCGGCACAGAAAGACCGCGATACTCGGCTGGCTGATGTTCGTCGTGGCCGCCGTTCTGATCGGCGGCATGGTCGGCCAGAAACAGCTGACCGACGGCGAGGAGGGCACCGGCGACTCCGGACGCGCCGAGCGCATCGTCTCCGACGCGGGCATCAAGAGCCCGGCCTCGGAGATGGTGCTCGTGCACAGCGCGGCCGTCAACGGCTTCCGCGCCGCCCTGCCGGACGTCACCCAGGCCGTACGCTCCACCGGGCAGGCGACGGGGATCCGCGAGCCGATCGTCTCCCGTGACGGCCACGACGCGTTGATCCAGTTCGACATGAGCGGAGATCCGGACACGGCGGCGGACCGGGTCACCCCGGTCGTGAACGCGGTGTCCGCGGTCAAGCCTAAGCATCCTGAGGTGCGCATCGAGGAGTTCGGTGACGCCAGCGGCGAGCACTGGTTCGACCAGACGATGGGCAAGGACTTCTCGCGCGCCGAGATGACCGCCGTGCCGCTGGCCCTGGGCATCCTGCTCGTCGCCTTCGCAGCGCTGCTCGCCGCGGTGGTCCCCGTCTTCATCGCGTTGACAGCCTTCCTCGCCGCCAACGGCCTGCTCGCGGTCGTCAGTCATGGCCTGCACATGGACAGCGCGGCCAACTCGGTGATGCTGCTCATGGGTCTGGCGGTCGGCGTCGACTACTGCCTGTTCTACCTGCGCCGTGAGAGGGAGGAACGCGCCGCGGGCCATGACAAGGAGACCGCCCTGCGGATCGCCGCGGCGACCTCCGGCCGTTCGGTGCTGGTGTCCGGATTGACCGTGATGGTGGCCATGGCGGGCATGTTCCTGTCCGGCATGCTGCTGTTCAAGGGTTTCGCGGTTGCCACGATCCTCGTCGTGATGATCGCCGTCATCGGCTCGGTGACCGTGCTGCCCGCCCTGCTGTCGCTGCTCGGCGACAAGGTGGAGTTCGGCCGCATCCCGTTCCTGCGCCGCAAGCGCTCGACGGGCCGGTTCTGGGACCGAATCCTCCGCCCGGTGCTCCGCCACCCGGGCATCTCCGCGACGATCGCCGCCGGCGCCCTCATCGTGCTGGCCGCGCCCGCGCTCGGCATGCACACCGAAAAGCTCAGCATCGAGCAGCAGCTTCCTCGCGACGTCCCGCTGATCCAGTCCTACGAGCACATCGCCAAGGCGTTCCCCGGCGGCCCCGACCCGGCGCGGGTCGTGGTCAAGGCGGCCGACATCAAGGCGCCCGCCGTCCAGTCGGCGATCACGTCCTTCGAGTCCTCGGCGCGTACGAGCGGTGAGTTCGGCCAGACCCACGCCGCGGTCTATCCGGGACCTGACGTGGCCGTGATCAGCGTGCCGCTGACCGGCAGCGGGTCGGACGCCACCTCCCAGCACGCCCTGAAGACGCTGCGCGGCACGCTCGTGCCGGACGCGTTCGGCAAGGTCGCCGAGGCGCACGTCTCCGGCAGCCTCGCCTTCTCCAACGACTGGAACGACCAGCTCGGCAGCAGCATCGTGCCGGTCTTCCTGTTCGTGCTCGGCATCACGTTCCTGCTGATGCTGTTCTCGTTCCGCTCGGTGCCCATCGCCCTGACCGCGATCGCGCTGAACCTGCTGTCGGTCGGCGCCGCGTACGGCGTGATGGTGGCGATGTTCCAGCACGGCTGGGGCGCGAGCCTGGTCGCCACTCACGGTGTGGGCGCGATCGAGGCCTGGCTGCCGCTGTTCGTCTTCGTGGTGCTGTTCGGCCTGTCGATGGACTACCACGTGTTCGTCGTGTCCCGCATTCGCGAGGCGCACGACCGCGGCGTCCCGACCACGGAGGCGGTCGCCTCGGGCATCCGCTCGACCGCGGGCGCGGTGACGAGCGCGGCGGCGATCATGGTCGCGGTCTTCGCCATCTTCGGCACGCTGTCGATGCAGGACTTCAAGCAGATGGGCGTCGGCCTGTCGGTCGCGATCCTGCTGGACGCCACGATCGTCCGCGCCGTACTGCTCCCGTCGGTGATGACGCTGCTGGGCGACCGCAACTGGTACCTCCCGCGCTGGCTGGGCTGGCTGCCGAAGGTCTCCCACGGCGAGGAGGCGGCGCTGCCCCGCCCGGTGAGTGCGCCGGAGCCCACCTACATCCCCGCCGAACGCTGA
- a CDS encoding PIG-L family deacetylase — MAVHAHPDDEVLGTGGIFARYAEEGIRTVLVTCTNGEQGDGPDGVKPGEPGHDETAVRERRLAELRDSVAHLGIEHVELLGYRDSGMAGWDANGRDDVFANVRVEEAAARLGVLMEKYRPQVVVTYDENGAYGHPDHIQAHRIAVAASQNLHDKRGIPKKFYYTAVSRSQFRELMERLREAGQEFGEGEMPPEDFGTPDELITTVVDVTPYAERKSKALEAHASQGDSISFLRMSDEIQRMVFGSESFVRVRSDVAVPDEEDDLFAGLR, encoded by the coding sequence ATGGCCGTGCATGCTCATCCTGACGACGAGGTACTGGGCACGGGCGGGATCTTCGCGCGCTACGCCGAGGAGGGGATTCGCACCGTCCTGGTCACCTGTACGAACGGCGAGCAGGGTGACGGGCCGGACGGGGTGAAGCCGGGCGAGCCCGGCCACGACGAGACGGCGGTACGCGAGCGGCGCCTCGCCGAGCTGCGCGACTCCGTCGCCCACCTGGGCATCGAGCATGTCGAGCTGCTCGGGTACCGCGACTCCGGGATGGCCGGCTGGGACGCCAACGGCCGCGACGACGTCTTCGCCAACGTCCGCGTCGAGGAGGCGGCCGCGCGCCTCGGCGTACTCATGGAGAAATACCGTCCGCAGGTCGTGGTCACCTATGACGAGAACGGCGCGTACGGCCACCCGGACCACATCCAGGCGCACCGCATCGCGGTCGCGGCGTCACAGAACCTGCATGACAAGCGCGGCATTCCGAAAAAGTTCTACTACACCGCGGTCTCACGGTCGCAGTTCCGCGAGCTGATGGAGCGGCTGCGCGAGGCCGGGCAGGAGTTCGGCGAGGGGGAAATGCCGCCGGAGGACTTCGGCACCCCGGATGAGCTGATCACGACGGTCGTGGACGTCACGCCCTACGCCGAGCGCAAGAGCAAGGCCCTCGAGGCGCACGCCAGCCAGGGCGACAGCATCTCCTTCCTGCGAATGTCGGACGAAATCCAGCGGATGGTGTTCGGCTCGGAGTCCTTCGTACGCGTGCGGAGCGACGTCGCGGTCCCGGACGAGGAGGACGATCTGTTCGCCGGCCTGCGCTGA